In Massilia violaceinigra, one DNA window encodes the following:
- the prfH gene encoding peptide chain release factor H — protein MIWLQITANTGPVECCLAVTKALAQLSREAQKAGVTVSVVEQLDGPVGGTLRSVLLELDGPAEPEGALAARWCGSIQWICESPYRKMHKRKNWFLSGAAFAPPAVSTEFGEIRYEATRASGPGGQHVNKTDSAIRATHVASGLSVKVQTERSQHANKRLAAQLLLSKLGELAKTEEGKNKSERRMHHFQAERGNAERVFVGMGFVERAV, from the coding sequence ATGATCTGGTTACAAATTACAGCCAATACGGGCCCGGTGGAGTGCTGCCTGGCGGTGACGAAGGCGCTTGCGCAACTGAGCCGCGAGGCGCAGAAGGCGGGGGTGACGGTCAGCGTGGTGGAACAGTTGGATGGGCCCGTCGGCGGGACCTTGCGCTCGGTGCTGCTGGAGCTGGACGGTCCTGCGGAACCTGAAGGGGCGCTTGCTGCGCGCTGGTGCGGCAGCATCCAGTGGATCTGCGAGAGTCCTTACCGCAAGATGCATAAGCGGAAGAACTGGTTCCTGAGCGGGGCGGCGTTTGCGCCGCCGGCCGTGTCGACCGAGTTCGGGGAGATCCGGTATGAAGCGACGCGCGCATCGGGTCCCGGCGGCCAGCATGTGAACAAGACCGACAGCGCGATCCGGGCGACCCATGTGGCATCGGGCTTGTCGGTGAAGGTGCAGACCGAGCGCAGCCAGCATGCCAACAAGCGGCTTGCGGCGCAGCTGTTGCTCAGCAAGTTGGGGGAGCTGGCGAAGACGGAGGAGGGCAAGAACAAATCCGAGCGCCGCATGCACCACTTTCAGGCGGAACGCGGCAACGCGGAACGGGTGTTTGTGGGAATGGGGTTTGTGGAGCGGGCAGTCTGA
- a CDS encoding IS4 family transposase, with the protein MHAQRIIQKFLDEDCPSIHVKRRAGLALVTDAAQRGGLTLLRLSRQVDSATALRHRIKQCDRLLSNGHLESERPEIYRALARRVLHEHRRVAIIVDWSDLLKDVSQHVLRATVVLEGRSFVIYEEIHDSDSYNVAAVHGKFMETLRTILPERCEPIIITDAGFRGTWFRMLNKLKFAWIGRVRNREQMLLRGSEEWVDCQQLYPRARKHAQDLGIVDHVKSAPVKCRMVLTKKDGKGRQNKTAFGEKKQSAHSKKQAKGQREPWLLAVSTKLAALNADEIVKWYECRMQIEQTFRDLKNPQWGMGLRDSQTRKPRRLKALLLIAALLSFAFWLIGLAALARGFRIQYGSLAKASQTVSILTLARRWIDEHQKRMTLPELAQALTQLRHMIKTYDI; encoded by the coding sequence ATGCATGCACAGCGAATCATACAGAAATTTTTAGATGAAGATTGCCCGTCGATTCACGTTAAGCGTAGAGCCGGTTTAGCGCTTGTAACTGATGCTGCACAGCGAGGCGGACTCACCTTGCTTCGGTTGAGCAGGCAAGTCGACAGCGCAACAGCTCTGCGCCATCGAATCAAACAGTGCGACCGGTTGTTGAGCAATGGCCATCTAGAATCGGAGCGCCCGGAGATTTATCGCGCGCTGGCCAGGCGCGTGTTGCATGAGCACCGCCGTGTGGCAATTATTGTCGACTGGTCGGATCTGTTGAAGGACGTCAGCCAGCACGTTCTGCGTGCAACGGTCGTCCTTGAAGGGCGATCCTTCGTGATTTATGAAGAGATCCATGATTCCGATTCCTATAACGTGGCAGCGGTTCATGGCAAATTCATGGAGACGCTGCGAACCATTCTTCCGGAGCGATGCGAGCCCATCATTATCACTGACGCTGGCTTTCGCGGCACTTGGTTTAGGATGCTCAATAAACTGAAGTTTGCCTGGATCGGCCGTGTGCGTAATCGTGAGCAGATGCTTCTGCGGGGAAGCGAGGAGTGGGTTGACTGTCAGCAGTTGTATCCCCGTGCACGCAAGCACGCGCAGGATCTCGGCATCGTTGACCATGTCAAAAGTGCCCCCGTCAAATGTCGTATGGTCTTGACAAAAAAAGATGGAAAAGGTCGGCAGAACAAAACTGCATTCGGCGAGAAAAAACAAAGCGCGCATAGTAAAAAGCAGGCCAAGGGGCAACGCGAGCCGTGGCTGCTCGCCGTGTCCACCAAGTTAGCCGCCCTTAATGCCGATGAGATCGTCAAGTGGTACGAGTGCCGGATGCAAATTGAACAAACCTTCCGAGACTTGAAAAACCCCCAATGGGGAATGGGACTGCGCGACAGCCAGACACGCAAACCACGACGTCTCAAGGCGTTGTTGCTCATCGCCGCATTACTCAGCTTCGCGTTCTGGCTAATCGGCCTGGCTGCCCTTGCCCGAGGATTTCGCATTCAATATGGCAGTCTAGCGAAGGCTTCACAAACCGTATCCATACTTACGCTTGCTCGTCGTTGGATCGACGAGCATCAAAAGCGAATGACTCTCCCTGAACTTGCTCAGGCCCTCACCCAGCTACGACATATGATCAAGACATATGACATTTGA
- a CDS encoding IS3 family transposase (programmed frameshift): MTKHTTAFKLKIAKQYVRGLMGYKEVGRINNVSYGQVRRWVLFHRYHGKAGLEPRKSVQYSADEKLEVLRYMWANKLSYVETAARFNIRAQGYVGVWERDFRDGGIVPLIRKPRGRPKRMADLPKQVAPASVHSDATRSREELLVELNQLRMEVAVLKKRRALAQAAEQAAAMQKAHIVHELRLQFPIAQLLALTGLKRSTFYYQKKVAQDGDKHAHLKQGIETTYQAHKGRMGYRRIADVLRKAGHRACANTVQRCMQAMKLTSLVRIKKYKSYKGEVGKTAPNILLRDFNAEGVNQKWATDVTEMKVAGQKVYLSPVMDLFNGEIVAYEMDTRPVLGLVTGMLKKAFRKLRADDKPIVHSDQGWQYRMPAYQHMLAQKGIVQSMSRKGNCLDNAAMESFFAVLKTEYYHLNKFSSVDELKKGLAEYIDYYNHCRIKMKLNGLSPVQYRTQHSL, from the exons ATGACGAAGCATACGACGGCATTCAAGCTAAAAATCGCTAAGCAATATGTACGTGGCTTGATGGGCTATAAGGAAGTAGGCCGCATCAACAACGTTAGCTACGGCCAAGTACGCCGTTGGGTACTGTTCCACCGCTATCACGGCAAAGCTGGCCTTGAACCGAGGAAGTCTGTTCAGTACAGCGCCGATGAGAAGCTTGAGGTTTTGCGGTACATGTGGGCGAACAAATTATCGTATGTGGAAACGGCGGCCAGGTTCAATATTCGCGCGCAGGGCTACGTCGGGGTTTGGGAGCGCGATTTTCGTGATGGCGGTATAGTGCCACTGATCCGCAAACCCAGAGGAAGACCCAAGCGCATGGCTGATTTACCCAAGCAAGTTGCACCTGCCAGCGTGCATAGTGATGCCACACGTAGCCGTGAAGAGTTGCTGGTGGAACTGAACCAGTTACGGATGGAGGTCGCCGTTCTAAAAAAGCGGAGAGCCTTAGCTCAAGCGGCCGAACAGGCTGCGGCAATG CAAAAAGCGCACATAGTCCACGAGTTAAGGCTGCAATTTCCCATTGCGCAGTTGCTTGCGCTTACCGGTCTGAAACGTAGTACGTTTTACTATCAAAAGAAGGTTGCGCAAGACGGCGACAAGCATGCGCACTTGAAGCAGGGTATCGAGACGACCTATCAGGCACACAAGGGGCGTATGGGCTATCGGCGTATCGCTGACGTGCTGCGCAAGGCAGGCCATCGCGCATGCGCCAATACCGTCCAGCGCTGCATGCAGGCAATGAAGCTGACATCGCTGGTACGCATCAAGAAATACAAGTCGTACAAGGGGGAAGTGGGCAAGACTGCGCCGAACATCTTGCTGCGCGATTTCAACGCAGAGGGGGTGAATCAGAAGTGGGCAACCGACGTCACCGAGATGAAAGTCGCTGGTCAGAAAGTGTATCTATCACCCGTGATGGACCTGTTCAACGGGGAAATTGTAGCGTATGAAATGGACACGCGTCCGGTACTCGGACTGGTGACAGGCATGCTCAAAAAAGCCTTCCGGAAGTTGCGTGCCGACGATAAACCGATCGTCCATTCAGATCAGGGATGGCAGTATCGCATGCCGGCCTACCAGCACATGCTGGCGCAGAAAGGCATCGTGCAGAGCATGTCTCGCAAAGGCAACTGCCTCGACAACGCAGCCATGGAGAGCTTCTTCGCAGTGCTGAAGACGGAGTATTACCACCTGAACAAATTTAGTAGCGTCGACGAGTTGAAAAAAGGTCTGGCCGAGTACATTGACTACTATAATCACTGCCGTATCAAGATGAAGCTGAACGGACTGAGCCCGGTGCAATACCGAACCCAGCATTCGCTTTGA
- a CDS encoding LemA family protein, with translation MTIRSTQAGIAVLAVVLAVAGVGAGISYNTLSAVRAGGTDAWRDLTQIHAERARLASTALEGAARAGGLDPAFVDQARTSLVRASALPTNSDVLNDAEAVDTYKRYQGELTGVLYRLAGTRGAPELETVSSLKELRGKLPQDEIALADARNRYGKSAEGYNALVGTFPGAAVAAVTGYRPLPAGL, from the coding sequence ATGACGATTCGTTCAACACAAGCCGGAATCGCAGTGCTCGCGGTCGTACTCGCCGTCGCCGGCGTCGGCGCCGGCATCAGTTACAACACACTCAGCGCCGTGAGGGCGGGCGGGACCGACGCCTGGCGCGACCTGACCCAGATCCACGCGGAGCGCGCGCGCCTGGCCAGCACGGCGCTCGAAGGCGCGGCGCGGGCCGGCGGACTCGATCCGGCCTTTGTCGACCAGGCAAGGACCAGCCTGGTGCGCGCCAGTGCGCTGCCGACCAACAGCGACGTGCTGAACGACGCGGAAGCGGTCGATACCTATAAACGTTACCAGGGTGAACTGACCGGCGTGCTGTACCGCCTGGCGGGAACGCGCGGCGCGCCCGAGCTGGAAACTGTGTCATCACTCAAAGAATTGCGCGGCAAATTGCCGCAAGACGAGATTGCGCTGGCCGATGCCCGCAACCGTTACGGAAAATCGGCCGAAGGCTACAACGCCCTAGTCGGCACCTTCCCGGGTGCCGCGGTCGCAGCGGTGACCGGTTACCGGCCGCTACCAGCCGGGCTCTAA
- a CDS encoding VOC family protein: MPACQIDHITVTAPTLAEGAAWVREALGVSAAPGGKHPNMGTHNLLLRLGDALFLEIIAVDPDAPAPGRPRWFALDTLGAGSAPALSAWIARTDNIAAVASAADAVAPLGPVTPMGRGARNWLITIPADGGMPMDGVGPALIEWDAGPHPAAGMADLGLTLDRLELFHPEPLRVRALLDAIGMHAPVSVVPIDAGARPYLRAHIGTPAGPRTL; the protein is encoded by the coding sequence ATGCCAGCCTGCCAGATCGACCACATCACCGTCACCGCCCCGACGCTCGCCGAGGGCGCCGCCTGGGTCAGGGAGGCGCTCGGCGTGAGCGCCGCGCCGGGCGGCAAACACCCGAACATGGGCACGCACAACCTGCTGCTGCGCCTCGGCGACGCGCTGTTCCTGGAAATTATCGCGGTCGACCCCGACGCGCCGGCCCCGGGCCGGCCGCGCTGGTTCGCGCTCGATACGCTGGGGGCGGGGTCGGCGCCGGCGCTCTCGGCCTGGATTGCCCGCACCGATAACATTGCCGCCGTCGCCAGCGCCGCCGACGCGGTCGCTCCTCTCGGCCCCGTCACGCCGATGGGGCGCGGCGCGCGCAACTGGCTCATTACCATTCCCGCCGACGGCGGCATGCCGATGGACGGCGTCGGTCCCGCGCTGATCGAATGGGATGCCGGGCCGCACCCGGCGGCCGGCATGGCCGATCTGGGCCTGACGCTGGACCGGCTGGAGCTGTTCCACCCCGAGCCGCTGCGCGTGCGCGCGCTGCTCGATGCGATCGGCATGCATGCGCCGGTATCGGTGGTGCCAATCGACGCCGGTGCCAGGCCGTATCTGCGTGCCCATATCGGCACGCCGGCCGGGCCGCGCACGCTCTGA
- a CDS encoding glycoside hydrolase family 5 protein, whose product MITPKVVSKLALSLALAFAATSGHAFTVSGNKILDDANRPVVLKGVNWFGFETFDGSVHGLWTRNWKSMLDQVQANGFNALRIPVCPAAFRESGKPNIDALANPDLVGLNTRQWLDVFLKEVDRRGIYILLDHHRPDCQAISELWNTPQYTEEQWLTDLEYLAQHYSGLRNLIGLDIKNEPHGQATWGTGNVRTDWNLAAERASKRILAVNPNLLIFVEGIGSNSGGCQGQYGHFWGGNLEPLNCKTLDIPRNKLVLSPHVYGPDVFEMDYFRAPNFPANMPAIWDQQWGKFAKDYPVVLGEWGGKYGHGGHAKDKIWQDALVKYLKERGMISSFYWTLNPNSGDTGGILQDDWKTVWPDKMALLKNLWAGATPTPTPTPTPTPTPTPTPTPTPTPTPTPTPTPTPTPTPTPTPTPTPTPTPTPTPTPSVTAVVKITSDWAAGYCADVAVNNAGTTPVVWKIQVPVQGKINNLWNAVYTQTGAILTASGQAYNATVQPKATQSFGFCAVR is encoded by the coding sequence ATGATTACCCCGAAAGTTGTAAGCAAACTGGCACTGTCGCTGGCCCTGGCCTTCGCGGCCACGTCAGGCCACGCCTTTACCGTATCCGGCAACAAGATTTTGGACGATGCGAACCGTCCGGTCGTGCTCAAGGGCGTGAACTGGTTCGGTTTCGAGACCTTCGACGGCTCGGTGCACGGCCTGTGGACGCGCAACTGGAAGAGCATGCTCGACCAGGTGCAGGCCAACGGCTTCAACGCCCTGCGTATTCCCGTGTGTCCGGCCGCCTTCCGCGAATCGGGCAAGCCGAACATCGACGCGCTGGCCAACCCCGACCTGGTGGGCCTGAACACGCGCCAGTGGCTTGACGTGTTCCTGAAAGAAGTCGACCGCCGCGGCATCTATATCCTGCTGGACCATCACCGTCCGGATTGCCAGGCCATTTCGGAACTGTGGAACACGCCGCAGTACACCGAAGAACAGTGGCTGACCGACCTCGAATACCTGGCCCAGCACTACTCCGGCCTGCGCAACCTGATCGGCCTGGACATCAAGAACGAGCCGCATGGTCAGGCGACCTGGGGTACGGGCAATGTGCGTACCGACTGGAACCTTGCGGCCGAGCGCGCATCGAAGCGCATCCTGGCGGTCAATCCCAATCTGCTCATTTTCGTCGAAGGCATTGGCAGCAATTCAGGCGGCTGCCAGGGCCAGTACGGCCACTTCTGGGGCGGCAACCTGGAACCGCTGAACTGCAAGACGCTCGACATTCCACGTAACAAGCTGGTGCTGTCGCCGCACGTGTACGGTCCTGATGTGTTCGAGATGGATTACTTCCGGGCGCCTAACTTCCCGGCCAACATGCCTGCGATCTGGGATCAGCAGTGGGGCAAGTTCGCCAAGGACTATCCGGTGGTGCTGGGCGAGTGGGGCGGCAAGTACGGCCACGGCGGCCATGCGAAGGACAAGATCTGGCAGGATGCGCTGGTGAAATACCTGAAAGAGCGCGGCATGATCAGCTCGTTCTACTGGACGCTCAATCCGAACAGCGGCGACACCGGCGGTATCTTGCAGGATGACTGGAAAACGGTCTGGCCGGACAAGATGGCATTGCTGAAGAACTTGTGGGCGGGTGCGACGCCGACACCGACGCCAACGCCAACACCGACGCCGACGCCGACGCCGACGCCAACGCCAACGCCAACGCCAACACCGACACCGACACCGACGCCGACACCAACGCCAACGCCAACGCCGACACCGACGCCAACGCCGACGCCGACGCCAACGCCAACGCCGACACCGTCGGTCACGGCAGTGGTGAAGATCACGTCCGACTGGGCGGCTGGCTATTGCGCCGATGTTGCAGTGAACAACGCCGGTACGACGCCGGTGGTGTGGAAGATCCAGGTACCGGTGCAGGGCAAAATCAACAATCTGTGGAACGCGGTCTACACCCAGACTGGCGCGATCTTGACAGCATCGGGCCAGGCGTACAACGCGACTGTGCAGCCGAAAGCGACACAATCGTTCGGCTTCTGCGCCGTTCGCTAA
- a CDS encoding glycoside hydrolase family 48 protein gives MSQIKLNAVTDALRNSGSGRRLARSAMRGLLALSVTAATVAAISVPMMATAHAAADAEYTQRFLTQYKKIKDPANGYFSKEGVPYHSIETLMVEAPDHGHETTSEAYSYWLWMEAQYGRATGDWGPLNAAWANMEKYIIPSQSDQPTNNFYNPGKPATYAAEYDLPKSYPAPLNGGVPVGQDPIANELKTAYGTSNIYGMHWLLDVDNWYGYGKCGDGTTRPSYINTFQRGSQESVWETVPHPSCETFKWGKNGGGEGFLGLFIGDNNRAKQFRYTNAPDADARAVQAVYWASVWAKQQGKSAQVADLVTKAAKMGDFLRYAMFDKYFKKIGNCTNANSCPGGNGQPNAQGERDNQHYLMSWYYAWGGATDTNAGWAWRIGSSHNHFGYQNPLAAWALSTQAEFKPLSPSAAGDWGKSLTRQMEFYRWLQSADGAIAGGATNSWGGDYLTPPAGTATFHGMFYDEKPVYHDPASNTWFGFQAWSMQRVAEYYYASGDARAKTVLDKWVAWASANTVLKADGTYTIPNTLAWSGQPDTWNAATPGANANLRVKIVDSTNDVGIAAAFARTLIYYGAKANNQPAKTLAKQLLDRMWAKHQDSVGLVVDETRADYKRFTQPYDPATGSGVYIPQGWTGTNAQGAVIDSSATFLSIRPKYKDDPQWPKLKAYLDGGPAPTWRYHRFWAQADIANALADYANIVGGSDSPSIVTSTSALSVPEGGSNSVRISLSKAPAANVTVAIAKAAGGDVDLNTPQTSLLFTPANYNVLQAVSINAAPDADALNGSANYTFTAPGYLSATTVATESDRDVVIPVSLVVTGAPLSVPEGASRTFQVRLGAAPKANVTVSVARLTGDTDLSVAGGATLTFTPANWNVTQPVTVAAAVDADSLNGSATFAVTAPTAAAVNAVATEADKDVQTGGCAVDFDTTNDWGAGQVPRVTLRNTGTAPITGWALNWTASNDVTLTNSWGATVTQSGRAFNVTPTAWNGTIAAGGNVEFGMQLSYSGAKVLPTGLSWAGRSCTIAVK, from the coding sequence ATGTCACAAATTAAACTGAACGCCGTCACCGATGCCCTGCGCAACAGCGGCAGCGGCCGGCGCCTGGCGCGCAGCGCGATGCGCGGCCTGCTGGCGCTGTCCGTCACGGCAGCCACCGTGGCCGCGATCAGCGTGCCGATGATGGCAACGGCCCACGCCGCCGCCGATGCGGAATACACGCAGCGCTTCCTGACCCAGTACAAGAAGATCAAAGATCCTGCCAACGGTTACTTCAGCAAGGAAGGCGTGCCGTACCACTCGATCGAAACGCTGATGGTCGAAGCACCGGACCACGGCCACGAAACCACGTCGGAAGCGTACAGCTACTGGCTGTGGATGGAAGCGCAGTACGGCCGCGCCACCGGCGACTGGGGTCCGCTGAACGCGGCCTGGGCCAACATGGAAAAGTACATCATTCCATCGCAGTCCGACCAGCCGACCAACAACTTCTACAACCCGGGTAAGCCGGCGACCTACGCCGCCGAGTACGACCTGCCGAAGAGCTACCCCGCGCCGCTGAACGGCGGCGTGCCGGTCGGCCAGGATCCGATCGCCAACGAACTGAAAACCGCTTACGGCACCAGCAATATCTACGGCATGCACTGGCTGCTGGACGTGGATAACTGGTATGGCTACGGCAAATGCGGCGACGGCACCACGCGTCCGTCGTACATCAACACCTTCCAGCGCGGTTCGCAGGAATCGGTGTGGGAAACCGTTCCGCATCCATCGTGCGAAACCTTTAAATGGGGCAAAAACGGCGGCGGCGAAGGTTTCCTCGGCCTGTTCATCGGCGACAACAACCGCGCCAAGCAGTTCCGCTACACCAATGCACCTGACGCCGATGCGCGTGCCGTGCAAGCCGTGTACTGGGCGTCGGTCTGGGCCAAGCAGCAAGGAAAGAGCGCGCAAGTGGCCGATCTGGTCACCAAGGCCGCGAAGATGGGCGACTTCCTGCGTTACGCCATGTTCGACAAGTACTTCAAAAAAATCGGCAATTGCACCAACGCCAATTCCTGCCCAGGCGGCAATGGCCAGCCCAATGCTCAAGGCGAACGCGACAATCAGCATTACCTGATGAGCTGGTACTACGCATGGGGCGGCGCAACCGACACCAACGCCGGCTGGGCATGGCGCATCGGTTCGAGCCACAACCACTTTGGCTACCAGAATCCGCTGGCCGCATGGGCACTGTCGACCCAGGCCGAATTCAAGCCGCTCTCGCCTAGCGCTGCTGGCGATTGGGGCAAGAGCCTGACCCGCCAGATGGAATTCTACCGTTGGCTGCAATCGGCTGACGGCGCGATCGCCGGCGGCGCGACCAACAGCTGGGGCGGCGATTACTTGACCCCGCCGGCAGGCACCGCGACCTTCCACGGCATGTTCTACGATGAAAAACCGGTCTACCACGATCCGGCGTCGAACACCTGGTTCGGCTTCCAGGCCTGGTCGATGCAGCGTGTGGCCGAGTACTACTACGCCAGCGGCGACGCGCGCGCCAAGACGGTTCTCGACAAGTGGGTAGCCTGGGCATCGGCCAACACGGTCCTCAAAGCGGACGGCACCTACACCATCCCGAACACCCTGGCATGGAGCGGCCAGCCTGACACCTGGAACGCGGCAACCCCTGGCGCGAATGCCAACCTGCGCGTGAAAATTGTCGACAGCACCAACGACGTCGGTATCGCCGCCGCCTTTGCCCGTACCCTGATCTACTACGGCGCGAAAGCCAACAACCAGCCTGCCAAGACGCTGGCCAAGCAACTGCTGGACCGCATGTGGGCCAAGCACCAGGATTCGGTTGGCCTGGTGGTCGACGAAACGCGCGCCGACTACAAGCGCTTCACCCAGCCTTACGACCCGGCTACCGGTTCGGGCGTGTACATTCCACAGGGCTGGACCGGCACCAACGCCCAGGGCGCGGTGATCGATTCGAGCGCGACGTTCCTGAGCATCCGTCCGAAATACAAGGACGATCCGCAGTGGCCTAAGCTGAAAGCCTATCTGGACGGCGGCCCGGCACCAACCTGGCGCTACCACCGCTTCTGGGCCCAGGCCGACATCGCCAATGCACTGGCCGATTACGCCAACATCGTCGGCGGCAGCGACTCGCCGTCGATCGTGACCAGCACCAGCGCCCTGAGCGTGCCGGAAGGCGGCTCGAACAGCGTGCGCATCAGCCTGTCGAAAGCGCCTGCCGCCAACGTCACGGTCGCCATCGCCAAGGCAGCCGGCGGCGACGTCGACCTGAACACGCCTCAGACCAGCCTGCTGTTCACGCCGGCTAACTACAACGTGCTGCAGGCCGTGTCGATCAACGCCGCACCGGATGCCGACGCCCTCAACGGCAGCGCCAACTACACGTTCACGGCGCCTGGCTACCTGAGCGCCACCACGGTGGCCACCGAGTCCGACCGTGATGTCGTGATCCCGGTCAGCCTGGTTGTAACCGGCGCGCCGCTCTCCGTACCGGAAGGGGCATCGCGCACCTTCCAGGTCCGCCTGGGTGCAGCTCCTAAAGCGAACGTCACGGTCAGCGTCGCCCGCCTGACCGGCGACACCGACCTGTCGGTTGCCGGTGGTGCAACGCTGACCTTCACGCCAGCTAACTGGAACGTGACCCAGCCAGTGACGGTTGCCGCGGCAGTCGATGCCGATAGCCTGAACGGCAGCGCCACCTTCGCAGTCACCGCGCCGACGGCAGCCGCCGTCAACGCCGTGGCCACCGAAGCGGACAAGGATGTGCAGACCGGCGGTTGCGCTGTCGACTTCGACACCACCAACGACTGGGGTGCTGGCCAGGTTCCACGCGTCACGTTGCGTAACACCGGCACCGCGCCGATTACCGGCTGGGCACTGAACTGGACCGCGTCGAACGACGTTACGCTGACCAACTCGTGGGGCGCTACCGTGACCCAGAGCGGCCGTGCATTCAACGTGACCCCGACCGCCTGGAACGGCACGATCGCTGCCGGCGGCAATGTCGAGTTCGGCATGCAACTGTCGTACAGCGGCGCGAAAGTGCTGCCGACCGGCCTGAGCTGGGCTGGCCGTAGCTGCACCATCGCTGTCAAGTAA
- a CDS encoding RNA ligase RtcB family protein, whose product MGNFVQQISDRISIIASDRLWLEDAAIQQTKTTAALAGMQRVVGLPDLHPGRGYPVGAAFFSTGRLYPALVGNDIGCGMALWQTDILAGKAKLDKIDKQIGNLDDVIDEAEWAALERLDPSWPARIDALSASLAAAGLDLAPLRSLGTIGRGNHFAELQAIDAVEDEEVMGRTALTRKCLQLLVHSGSRGLGQVILRAHVDAHSHAGLADGSPEAVAYLREHDAALQYAEVNRSLIAARIFHRLRCEAVRVLDVHHNTVTPACIDGQAGWLHRKGATPSDQGLVMLPGSRDDYSYLIEPVLSAGELSLHSLAHGAGRKWMRTDCKGRLDKLATPAQLSRTSMGGRVICNDRALIYEEAPQAYKNVDSVLGSLVGAGLVKVVSRSKQVLTYKTRGECC is encoded by the coding sequence ATGGGCAATTTTGTTCAGCAAATTTCTGATCGTATTTCGATCATCGCGTCCGACCGTCTGTGGCTCGAAGACGCAGCAATACAACAAACCAAAACCACGGCCGCACTGGCCGGCATGCAGCGCGTGGTCGGCTTGCCCGACCTGCATCCGGGCCGCGGCTATCCCGTCGGGGCCGCCTTCTTTTCCACCGGTCGCCTGTATCCGGCACTGGTCGGCAACGACATCGGCTGCGGCATGGCACTGTGGCAAACCGATATCCTTGCCGGTAAGGCCAAACTCGACAAGATCGACAAGCAGATCGGCAATCTCGACGACGTGATCGACGAGGCGGAATGGGCCGCTCTGGAGCGCCTCGATCCGTCCTGGCCGGCACGCATCGACGCATTGTCGGCATCGCTGGCTGCGGCTGGCCTTGACTTGGCGCCGCTGCGCTCGCTCGGCACCATCGGTCGCGGCAACCACTTCGCCGAACTTCAGGCCATCGATGCTGTCGAAGATGAAGAGGTGATGGGGCGCACGGCACTGACGCGCAAATGCCTGCAACTGCTGGTGCACAGCGGCTCGCGTGGGCTTGGCCAGGTGATTCTGCGCGCGCATGTTGACGCGCACAGTCACGCCGGTCTGGCCGACGGCAGCCCGGAAGCGGTCGCGTATTTGCGCGAACACGACGCAGCGCTGCAATACGCGGAAGTGAATCGCTCGCTGATCGCAGCGCGGATTTTTCATCGCCTGCGTTGTGAGGCCGTGCGCGTGCTCGACGTTCACCACAACACTGTGACACCGGCATGCATTGATGGCCAGGCAGGCTGGCTGCACCGCAAAGGCGCCACGCCGAGCGACCAGGGGCTGGTGATGTTGCCCGGTTCGCGCGACGACTACAGCTATCTGATCGAACCGGTGCTGTCGGCCGGTGAACTGAGCCTGCATTCGCTGGCGCACGGAGCAGGGCGCAAATGGATGCGTACCGATTGCAAGGGCCGCCTGGACAAACTGGCGACGCCGGCGCAATTGAGCCGCACGTCGATGGGCGGGCGCGTCATCTGCAATGACCGTGCCCTGATTTATGAGGAAGCGCCACAGGCGTACAAGAATGTCGACAGCGTGCTTGGCTCGCTTGTGGGCGCGGGATTGGTGAAGGTGGTATCGAGAAGCAAACAAGTGCTGACCTACAAAACGCGTGGGGAGTGCTGCTGA